In Caretta caretta isolate rCarCar2 chromosome 4, rCarCar1.hap1, whole genome shotgun sequence, one genomic interval encodes:
- the LOC125635521 gene encoding uncharacterized protein LOC125635521, producing the protein MQSSSAQVTMMESQNRKRAPAWTEREVRDLIAVWGEESVLSELHSSFRNAKTFLKISQGMKDRGHNREPKQCRVKLKELRQAYQKTREANSRSGSEPQTCRFYDELHAILGGSATTTPAVLFDSFNGDGGNTEAGFGDEEDDDEEEVVDSSQQASGETGFPDSQELFLTLDLEPVSPEPTQGCLLDPAGGEGTSAACVSMITGSSPSQRLVKLRKKKKRTRNEMFSELMLSSHTDRAQTNAWRQIMSECRKAQNDREERWRAEESKWRAEESKWRAEDRDEAQMWRQRDERRQDSMLRLLQDQTSMLQCMVELQQRQLEHRLPLQPLCNQPPSSPSSIASTPRRPRTR; encoded by the exons atgcagagctcatcagcacaggtgaccatgatggagtcccagaatcgcaaaagagctccagcatggaccgaacgggaggtacgggatctgatcgctgtttggggagaggaatccgtgctatcagaactccattccagttttcgaaatgccaaaacctttctgaaaatctcccagggcatgaaggacagaggccataacagggaaccgaagcagtgccgcgtgaaactgaaggagctgaggcaagcctaccagaaaaccagagaggcgaacagccgctctgggtcagagccccaaacatgccgcttctatgatgagctgcatgccattttagggggttcagccaccactaccccagccgtgttgtttgactccttcaatggagatggaggcaatacggaagcaggttttggggacgaagaagatgatgatgaggaggaggttgtagatagctcacagcaagcaagcggagaaaccggttttcccgacagccaggaactgtttctcaccctagacctggagccagtatcccccgaacccacccaaggctgcctcctggacccagcaggcggagaagggacctctg ctgcatgtgtttcaatgatcacaggatcttctccttcccagaggctagtgaagcttagaaagaaaaaaaaacgcactcgcaatgaaatgttctccgagctcatgctgtcctcccacactgacagagcacagacgaatgcgtggaggcaaataatgtcagagtgcaggaaagcacaaaatgaccgggaggagaggtggcgggctgaagagagtaagtggcgggctgaagagagtaagtggcgggctgaagacagggatgaagctcaaatgtggcggcagcgtgatgagaggaggcaggattcaatgctgaggctgctgcaggaccaaaccagtatgctccagtgtatggttgagctgcagcaaaggcagctggagcacagactgccactgcagcccctctgtaaccaaccgccctcctccccaagttccatagcctccacacccagacgcccaagaacgcggtga